From one Montipora capricornis isolate CH-2021 chromosome 10, ASM3666992v2, whole genome shotgun sequence genomic stretch:
- the LOC138020777 gene encoding uncharacterized protein produces MYADDTNLTFTACNIPELQEQMSVDIQCLKNGLFANKLTLNVIKTEFMLVGSRQRIATMTENMNTFLNGISLNRVNCSKCLGVEIDEFLTWDTHIASVSKKVSSGISIMRKIKPFIPISSLLPVNVYQSIVEPYFDYCNIVWNGIGNNLADKLQILKNRAARVITAADYLTPTKKILNKLGWSNLKERRNKQKALMMFKIVNGMTPRYLKDIFSARPGASVYNLRTSQDDIAIPRARTDYYRKSFAFTGAKIWNALPNNMTSELSFGTFRNKLKSLDLSIDI; encoded by the coding sequence atgtacgcagatgacaccaaCTTGACTTTTACCGCTTGCAATATCCCTGAACTCCAAGAACAAATGAGCGTTGATATTCAATGTCTCAAAAACGGGTTGTTTGCTAACAAACTAACATTGAATGTCATAAAAACAGAGTTTATGTTAGTTGGTTCAAGACAAAGAATTGCCACGATGACGGAAAATATGAACACGTTTCTTAACGGAATTTCTTTGAACAGAGTTAATTGTAGCAAATGCTTGGGCGTTGAAATTGATGAATTCCTCACATGGGATACCCACATTGCAAGCGTTTCAAAGAAGGTGTCGTCAGGCATAAGCATCATGAGAAAGATCAAACCTTTCATTCCAATATCTAGCCTATTACCGGTAAACGTATACCAATCTATAGTTGAAccttactttgattattgtaataTTGTTTGGAATGGCATTGGTAACAACCTGGCTGATAAACTCCAAATACTGAAAAATCGTGCGGCACGGGTGATTACCGCTGCAGATTATTTGACtccaacaaagaaaatattaaataaacttggctggtctaatcttaaggagagaagaaataaacaaaaagcccTTATGATGTTCAAAATTGTCAATGGAATGACACCACgctatttaaaagatattttttcagcGAGACCGGGTGCCTCGGTATACAACCTCAGAACATCACAGGATGATATTGCCATACCAAGGGCCAGAACGGACTATTACAGGAAGAGTTTCGCGTTTACGGGGGCTAAGATCTGGAATGCACTCCCTAATAATATGACATCTGAGCTCTCCTTTGGAACGTTTAGGAACAAACTGAAATCTCTCGACCTCAGTATTGATATCTAA